A window of the Candidatus Nanopelagicales bacterium genome harbors these coding sequences:
- a CDS encoding 2-hydroxyacid dehydrogenase: MRIAVFGTKPYDVDSLTVANEAYSFELRFIEARLTSQTAELARGCDAVCVFVNDHGNERVLKALSDVGVKYIALRCAGFDRLNVEEAHRLGLKIVRVPSYSPHAIAEHTVALLLCLDRKIHRAYNRVREGNFALNGLLGWDLYGKTVGLIGTGNIGYWTAKAFKGFGCDVLAYDLYPTDQVRELGVEFVSHEELLARSDAVSLHVPLLPSTIHLMDAERIAMMKRGAILVNTSRGGLINTQAAIDALMSGQLSGLAIDVYEGEGDLFFEDRSSSVHIDPKLSILVSLPNVLVTAHQAFFTREALANIAEVTMENLAILDRGENCPNEVLPPKP; the protein is encoded by the coding sequence ATGCGGATAGCTGTCTTCGGGACAAAGCCATATGACGTCGACTCACTGACCGTCGCGAACGAGGCCTACTCCTTTGAGCTCAGGTTCATTGAGGCCAGGCTGACCTCACAAACCGCTGAGCTTGCGCGCGGGTGCGATGCGGTGTGTGTATTCGTCAACGATCACGGCAACGAGCGAGTTCTCAAGGCGCTGTCTGACGTGGGGGTCAAGTACATCGCGTTGCGCTGCGCCGGCTTCGATCGACTGAATGTCGAGGAGGCGCATCGCTTGGGATTGAAGATCGTCAGGGTGCCGTCCTATTCGCCGCACGCCATCGCCGAACACACCGTGGCGCTGCTGCTGTGCCTGGATCGCAAGATCCATCGCGCGTATAACCGCGTACGCGAAGGCAACTTCGCCCTTAACGGACTGCTTGGCTGGGATCTCTACGGCAAGACTGTCGGTCTGATCGGTACGGGCAACATCGGCTACTGGACAGCCAAGGCGTTCAAGGGGTTCGGGTGCGACGTGCTCGCGTATGACCTCTACCCAACCGACCAGGTCAGGGAACTCGGCGTCGAGTTCGTGTCGCATGAGGAGCTACTGGCCAGAAGCGACGCTGTGAGCCTGCATGTGCCTTTGCTGCCGAGCACGATTCACCTGATGGACGCCGAACGTATCGCGATGATGAAGCGTGGAGCGATTCTGGTGAACACAAGTCGCGGCGGCCTGATCAACACCCAGGCGGCAATCGATGCGCTGATGTCGGGGCAACTATCCGGCTTGGCGATCGATGTCTATGAGGGCGAGGGAGACCTGTTCTTCGAGGATCGAAGTTCGTCAGTGCACATCGATCCGAAGCTGAGCATCCTCGTCTCGCTTCCGAATGTTCTCGTGACCGCTCACCAAGCCTTCTTCACCCGCGAGGCCCTGGCGAACATCGCGGAGGTCACGATGGAGAACCTGGCCATCCTGGACCGCGGTGAGAACTGCCCGAACGAGGTACTTCCGCCCAAGCCCTGA
- a CDS encoding histidine kinase, with translation MRWPTVPHIGEQNLAFEWLLGRLAMIATLAVFVSREAPGFRLLDNPSKVRLGLAIVVFIVTWAWFWLKLAAGPETAWHATAVVLMVASATVLVLDRPIGLFPFYYAVIVAGAAFRWRIGAALAAGTLALATCVWWFSGMAAAWSLQSVAVTALLGGAAVVVRRYVGVRLELQQTKEELQRLAAADARAKLGRDLHDQLGQNLTTTVMQGELLLMDLPPGCDENVVQRAQLLVSTAREGLVLMREMVTELRARGANVEAALGRQLLESCGIVCSFQLPTDPLPGETDAAFGWVLREAVTNVVRHSGATECTVTIRKDGGGCDLRVSDNGRGAVSAAQGNGLTHMRERLELAGGTLSVITSTTGGYALTASVPAAAAAGVEVAP, from the coding sequence ATGCGCTGGCCGACCGTACCCCACATCGGTGAGCAGAATCTGGCCTTCGAGTGGCTGTTGGGGCGCTTGGCCATGATCGCGACTCTGGCGGTCTTCGTCAGCCGCGAGGCGCCCGGCTTCCGCCTACTGGACAATCCCTCCAAGGTCCGGCTCGGGTTGGCGATCGTGGTGTTCATCGTGACCTGGGCCTGGTTCTGGCTGAAGCTGGCGGCCGGGCCGGAGACCGCGTGGCATGCGACGGCGGTGGTGTTGATGGTGGCCTCGGCGACGGTCCTGGTGTTGGACAGGCCGATTGGATTGTTCCCCTTCTACTATGCGGTGATCGTCGCCGGAGCCGCGTTCCGGTGGCGGATCGGAGCCGCGCTCGCGGCCGGCACCCTCGCGCTGGCTACGTGTGTGTGGTGGTTCTCGGGGATGGCGGCCGCATGGTCGCTCCAGTCCGTCGCGGTGACCGCATTGCTCGGTGGGGCCGCTGTCGTGGTGCGCCGCTACGTTGGCGTGCGGCTGGAGCTTCAGCAAACCAAGGAGGAACTCCAGCGCCTCGCCGCAGCAGATGCCCGCGCGAAGCTCGGCCGCGATTTGCACGATCAGCTTGGCCAGAACTTGACGACTACGGTGATGCAAGGCGAGCTCCTCCTGATGGATCTGCCACCGGGCTGTGACGAGAATGTGGTCCAACGAGCGCAACTCCTGGTGTCGACGGCTCGCGAGGGACTCGTGCTGATGCGGGAGATGGTTACCGAACTGCGAGCCCGTGGCGCGAACGTCGAGGCCGCACTGGGAAGGCAACTGCTCGAGTCCTGCGGAATCGTCTGCTCCTTCCAGTTGCCAACCGATCCCCTGCCTGGCGAAACGGACGCCGCGTTCGGCTGGGTCCTGCGAGAGGCCGTCACCAATGTCGTGCGGCACAGTGGTGCTACCGAATGCACTGTCACGATCCGCAAGGACGGCGGCGGATGCGACCTCAGGGTCAGCGACAACGGGCGTGGAGCGGTGTCCGCCGCGCAGGGAAACGGGTTGACCCACATGCGCGAACGCCTCGAGCTCGCAGGCGGCACGCTGTCGGTTATCACGAGTACGACGGGTGGCTATGCGCTCACCGCGAGCGTGCCAGCCGCAGCGGCCGCTGGCGTTGAGGTGGCGCCTTGA
- a CDS encoding response regulator transcription factor, with the protein MISVVVAEDQALLRGALCEILSRTDDIQVVGQCARGDEVPAEVVRLRPDVAVLDIEMPGLDGLEVARQLTSVAPVTRVLMLTVFGKPGYLRRAMNNGALGFVLKDSPPDQLVDAIRRTANGERVVDPELAITALRRGDSPLTPRETEVLAASRRFPGTADLARHLHLSAGTVRNTISTAIQKLAATGRADAARIADDNGWL; encoded by the coding sequence TTGATATCAGTAGTAGTTGCCGAAGATCAGGCCCTGCTGCGGGGGGCTTTGTGTGAGATCCTGTCCCGAACTGACGACATCCAGGTCGTCGGCCAATGCGCGCGCGGCGACGAGGTTCCAGCGGAGGTCGTGCGGCTACGACCAGACGTAGCCGTGCTGGACATTGAGATGCCCGGCTTGGACGGGTTGGAAGTCGCCCGGCAACTCACATCCGTGGCTCCGGTGACACGTGTGCTGATGCTGACAGTTTTCGGCAAGCCTGGGTATCTGAGGCGGGCGATGAACAACGGGGCCTTGGGCTTCGTGCTCAAGGACAGCCCTCCCGATCAGTTGGTCGACGCCATACGGCGAACGGCGAATGGGGAGCGCGTGGTTGACCCGGAGCTTGCCATCACCGCGCTGCGCCGGGGCGACTCACCATTAACACCGCGAGAAACCGAAGTCCTGGCTGCCAGCCGCCGGTTCCCGGGGACAGCTGATCTGGCGCGGCATTTGCACCTGAGCGCCGGGACTGTGCGCAACACGATTTCCACCGCGATTCAGAAACTGGCCGCGACGGGGCGAGCCGATGCCGCTCGCATCGCGGATGACAACGGATGGCTGTGA
- a CDS encoding DUF4173 domain-containing protein: MAPLSGLLLVGAVALVFDLSANGGLGGFGFFTFVCVLVAALYAGGTRNASQVTALACAVLLSAIWVFRESGWMRLSSSLLVVACLLAALTVARDRPVFDVRWVDTMVAAYDAIVSFLLMPAWLIRGSRRACPPVTRRGADITVRLVCLGLPLLLTIAALLAWSDAAFASLFSISMTAVMTHGVLFFIGLAIAGWFMRCAVVRDARVPTRASALRASFAETVAILGGIALLLGAFASVQIATALDDSGPVGKGSAAAYSAHARSGYFQLLAVVAIVVMTLVVFDRLAQHEHRWQRLTQIALSLAIVGLSIAIAGVALRRLAQYSEAFGLTMLRLVAIPAAAWMVILLVLVAVSVCGGRRRSWLPGVAGIALVAIWLGFAAINPQQVMVDYDFAHADEARLDLRYLTSLSSDATPALAAHVADLPLEEQALVRRRMCWRGDRPVGLAQLSVSQIKAQEALEAMCP; encoded by the coding sequence GTGGCCCCGCTATCGGGGCTGCTGCTAGTCGGCGCCGTCGCGCTGGTCTTCGACCTGAGTGCGAATGGCGGCCTGGGCGGTTTCGGCTTCTTCACCTTCGTCTGCGTACTGGTCGCTGCCCTCTACGCGGGTGGGACGCGCAACGCATCGCAGGTGACCGCCCTGGCGTGCGCTGTCCTGCTATCGGCGATCTGGGTCTTCCGTGAGAGCGGCTGGATGAGACTTTCCTCGTCGCTGTTGGTCGTCGCTTGCCTGTTGGCCGCCCTGACTGTCGCACGGGATCGGCCGGTGTTCGATGTCCGGTGGGTCGACACCATGGTTGCGGCGTACGACGCGATCGTTTCCTTCCTTCTCATGCCTGCGTGGCTGATCCGGGGTTCCCGACGTGCGTGCCCTCCAGTCACGCGTCGCGGCGCGGATATCACCGTGCGACTCGTGTGTCTGGGACTTCCGCTGCTTCTCACGATCGCGGCCCTGCTCGCCTGGTCGGACGCCGCGTTCGCAAGCCTGTTCAGCATCAGCATGACCGCGGTCATGACTCACGGTGTCCTGTTCTTCATCGGGCTCGCGATTGCCGGCTGGTTCATGCGCTGCGCGGTCGTCCGTGACGCGCGTGTCCCCACCCGGGCCAGCGCGCTGAGAGCGTCCTTCGCGGAAACTGTCGCGATCCTTGGCGGGATCGCGCTGCTCCTGGGGGCGTTCGCGAGCGTCCAGATCGCCACCGCACTGGATGACAGCGGCCCTGTGGGCAAGGGGTCGGCGGCCGCCTACTCTGCCCATGCGAGATCTGGCTACTTCCAGCTGCTGGCGGTCGTCGCCATCGTCGTGATGACTCTCGTTGTGTTTGACAGGTTGGCCCAGCACGAGCACCGGTGGCAGCGGCTCACTCAGATAGCTCTCTCGCTGGCGATCGTCGGCCTGAGCATCGCTATCGCGGGTGTTGCGTTGCGTCGGCTCGCGCAGTACTCGGAGGCCTTCGGGCTGACCATGCTGCGACTCGTCGCGATCCCAGCGGCGGCTTGGATGGTGATCTTGCTCGTGCTGGTGGCGGTGTCGGTGTGCGGCGGGCGCCGGCGCAGCTGGCTGCCAGGAGTCGCCGGTATCGCACTGGTGGCGATTTGGTTGGGCTTCGCGGCGATCAATCCTCAGCAGGTCATGGTCGACTACGACTTCGCCCATGCCGACGAGGCGCGACTGGACCTGCGCTACCTCACATCGCTGTCGAGCGACGCCACACCCGCACTCGCCGCGCATGTCGCGGACCTGCCGCTGGAAGAGCAGGCGCTGGTGCGCAGGCGTATGTGCTGGCGCGGGGACCGGCCTGTCGGGCTTGCGCAGCTCAGCGTGTCTCAGATCAAGGCCCAGGAAGCCCTCGAGGCGATGTGTCCGTGA